A genomic region of Chryseobacterium sp. KACC 21268 contains the following coding sequences:
- a CDS encoding RelA/SpoT family protein, translated as MIYDLEKENKEILARYKDLITNTYRTLDEEQNKLIRKAFDIALDAHKDQRRKTGEPYIYHPIEVAKIVANEVGLGATSIACALLHDVIEDSEYTYEDLSKIFGKTIADIVSGLTKISVMNQQNISVQSENYRKLLLTLSEDFRVILIKIADRLHNMRTLDSMHPIKQKKIASETAYIYAPLAHRFGLYSIKSELEDLSLKYNNPEVYNEILSKLETAKEGREKYVEEFTKEVSEQLQEENLNFTIKGRAKAISSIYRKMQKQNVTFEEVYDNYAIRIIYKSDPRNEKFLAWKIYSIVTDLYQSNPSRMRDWISQPRSTGYESLHLTVMGPDKKWIEVQIRSERMNEIAEKGVAAHYKYKEGYRKNTDDQRFENWVAEIRDVLEQQQNLSTSELLDNIKLNLYSKEVFVFTPKGEIKILPTGATALDFAFSVHSDLGTKCLGAKINGKLVPISYVLQNGDQIDILSSQNQKPKPDWLDFVVTSKAKSKIKNILNSEKNLNTSEGKEILQRKMRHAKLNFSDEEINGLQKSLNLKTSQDLFLGFQNGTFDIGDIKRYADGKSILSNLFQRFRKTSNKEEFVEKVDSNLDMIVFGKDEEKLNYSFAKCCTVIPGDKIFGFITISDGIKIHSESCPNAINLRANYDYRVLQAKWVNAESFKNRIKIEIEGLDRIGMINDITAVISGSMNMDMKSMSISSNDGIFTGNINLEVKNKSQLEETFKQLKSINGVSKVKRT; from the coding sequence ATGATCTACGATTTAGAGAAAGAAAACAAGGAAATCCTTGCCCGATACAAAGACCTCATTACCAATACATACCGTACTTTGGATGAGGAACAAAACAAGCTGATCCGAAAAGCCTTTGACATTGCTTTGGATGCGCACAAAGATCAGCGCAGAAAAACCGGAGAACCATACATCTATCATCCGATAGAGGTTGCAAAGATTGTCGCCAACGAAGTCGGCTTAGGTGCAACAAGTATCGCTTGTGCACTACTGCACGACGTCATAGAGGATTCTGAATACACGTACGAGGACTTAAGTAAAATTTTTGGGAAAACCATTGCTGACATTGTGAGTGGACTGACCAAAATCTCTGTGATGAATCAGCAAAATATTTCTGTACAATCTGAAAATTACAGGAAGCTACTTCTCACACTTTCCGAAGATTTTCGGGTCATCCTTATAAAGATTGCAGACCGACTGCACAATATGAGGACGCTAGACAGTATGCATCCCATCAAGCAGAAAAAAATTGCATCGGAAACCGCTTATATCTACGCACCGCTGGCCCATAGATTCGGACTTTACTCCATCAAATCTGAGTTGGAAGATCTTTCTCTCAAATACAATAATCCGGAAGTTTACAATGAGATCCTAAGCAAGTTGGAGACAGCGAAGGAAGGTCGTGAAAAATATGTTGAGGAATTTACCAAGGAAGTTTCTGAGCAGCTGCAGGAGGAAAACCTAAACTTCACAATCAAAGGTCGTGCGAAAGCTATCAGCTCTATCTATCGTAAGATGCAGAAGCAAAATGTGACTTTCGAAGAAGTATATGATAATTATGCGATCAGAATTATTTACAAATCCGATCCTAGGAATGAGAAATTCCTGGCCTGGAAAATATATTCTATCGTGACAGATCTTTATCAAAGCAATCCTTCCCGAATGCGTGACTGGATCTCGCAGCCAAGATCCACAGGCTACGAAAGTCTCCACCTTACTGTGATGGGGCCGGACAAAAAATGGATCGAAGTACAAATCCGTTCAGAAAGAATGAATGAGATTGCTGAAAAAGGAGTTGCAGCACACTACAAATACAAAGAAGGCTACCGAAAAAACACCGACGATCAACGGTTTGAAAACTGGGTTGCGGAGATTCGTGATGTTTTGGAACAACAGCAAAACCTTTCTACATCAGAACTTCTTGATAATATTAAACTTAATCTATACTCCAAGGAAGTTTTCGTTTTCACACCAAAAGGAGAAATCAAGATTCTTCCAACTGGGGCAACAGCATTGGACTTTGCATTTTCTGTACACTCTGACTTGGGAACCAAATGTCTTGGTGCAAAAATCAATGGAAAACTGGTTCCTATTAGTTACGTACTTCAAAACGGTGACCAGATTGATATTCTGTCTTCTCAGAATCAAAAACCAAAACCGGATTGGCTGGATTTTGTAGTGACTTCCAAAGCCAAATCCAAGATCAAAAATATTCTTAATTCTGAAAAAAACCTGAATACATCAGAAGGAAAGGAAATCCTACAAAGAAAAATGCGCCATGCAAAACTGAATTTCTCTGATGAAGAAATTAATGGTCTGCAAAAATCCCTTAACCTGAAAACGTCACAAGATCTTTTCCTTGGTTTCCAAAATGGCACTTTTGACATTGGAGATATCAAACGGTACGCAGACGGAAAAAGCATATTGAGCAACCTATTTCAACGCTTTAGAAAGACTTCTAACAAAGAGGAGTTTGTAGAAAAAGTGGATTCCAATCTTGATATGATTGTCTTTGGAAAAGATGAAGAAAAACTAAACTATTCTTTTGCAAAATGCTGTACAGTGATTCCTGGGGACAAGATTTTTGGATTCATCACTATTTCGGACGGAATTAAAATACACAGTGAGAGTTGTCCGAATGCTATCAATCTGAGAGCCAATTATGACTACCGGGTTTTGCAGGCTAAATGGGTAAATGCAGAAAGTTTCAAAAACAGAATTAAGATTGAGATAGAAGGCTTGGATAGAATTGGAATGATCAATGACATTACAGCGGTCATCAGTGGTTCTATGAATATGGATATGAAAAGTATGAGCATCTCGTCTAACGATGGGATCTTTACAGGAAACATCAACTTGGAAGTGAAGAATAAGAGCCAGCTGGAGGAAACCTTCAAACAACTGAAAAGC
- a CDS encoding circularly permuted type 2 ATP-grasp protein → MAEGLLNHYQTLESVFDEMMSDQFVRSHYQEFISSFEKMDISEMDQKTELAKKLFMTQGITFTVYNDGEGIEKIFPFDIVPRIIQSAEWGFIEKGIKQRLKALNIFLKDVYHQQFILKDEIIPSSLIYSCPNFLREMINVDVPFDIYTHISGIDLIRDHDGSYYVLEDNLRTPSGVSYMLENRKMSYRLFPNILPNIKVKQVNNYPDLLIKNLLSLGRQISSKPNVVLLTPGIYNSAYFEHTTLARLMGIELVEGRDLVIQNHMVYMKTTKGLKKVDVIYRRVDDEFLDPLVFQKTSVLGVPGLYHSYRKGNVIIVNAMGNGVADDKAIYSYVPDMIRYYLGEEPLLKSVPTYRMENMDERKFAIENMDKMVIKKTDESGGYGMLIGDVATDEEIAEFTKQINLNPRNYIAQPIIKLSTSPCYINGVLQPRRVDLRPFALYGPDGIDIVPGGLTRVAMKEGSIVVNSSQGGGSKDTWVVD, encoded by the coding sequence ATGGCTGAAGGTTTACTCAATCATTATCAAACTTTGGAAAGTGTTTTTGATGAGATGATGTCTGATCAATTTGTAAGGAGTCATTATCAAGAATTCATTAGTTCTTTTGAAAAAATGGACATTTCTGAAATGGATCAGAAAACTGAGCTTGCCAAAAAGCTTTTTATGACGCAAGGTATCACTTTCACTGTTTATAACGACGGCGAAGGCATCGAGAAAATATTTCCTTTTGATATTGTTCCAAGGATCATCCAATCCGCAGAGTGGGGTTTTATAGAAAAAGGGATCAAGCAACGTTTGAAAGCTTTGAATATATTCCTGAAGGACGTTTATCATCAGCAATTCATTTTGAAAGATGAGATCATTCCTTCTTCTTTGATATATAGCTGTCCGAATTTTCTTCGGGAAATGATCAATGTGGATGTTCCTTTTGATATCTACACGCACATCAGCGGAATCGATCTTATCAGAGACCACGACGGGAGTTATTATGTTTTGGAAGACAATCTCAGAACGCCTTCGGGAGTAAGTTATATGCTTGAGAACCGTAAAATGAGTTACCGCCTTTTTCCTAATATTTTGCCGAACATCAAAGTAAAACAAGTCAATAATTATCCAGATCTACTAATTAAAAATCTACTCTCGCTCGGAAGGCAAATCAGTTCAAAGCCAAATGTGGTCCTTCTCACACCTGGGATTTACAATTCCGCCTATTTTGAACATACCACTTTAGCGAGATTAATGGGAATTGAGTTGGTAGAAGGTCGCGATCTTGTGATTCAAAATCATATGGTCTATATGAAAACGACAAAAGGTCTTAAAAAAGTGGATGTGATCTATCGCCGGGTTGATGATGAATTTTTGGATCCACTGGTCTTTCAGAAAACGAGTGTTTTGGGTGTTCCAGGATTGTATCATTCTTACAGAAAAGGAAATGTGATCATCGTGAATGCAATGGGAAATGGTGTGGCAGACGATAAAGCCATTTATTCTTACGTTCCCGATATGATCCGGTATTATCTCGGCGAAGAACCGTTATTGAAAAGCGTTCCAACCTACCGAATGGAAAATATGGACGAACGGAAATTCGCAATCGAGAATATGGATAAAATGGTCATCAAGAAAACCGACGAAAGTGGCGGTTACGGAATGTTAATCGGCGACGTAGCAACTGATGAAGAGATTGCAGAATTCACCAAGCAGATCAACCTTAATCCAAGAAATTATATCGCCCAACCAATTATCAAATTATCAACTTCTCCCTGTTATATTAATGGTGTTTTGCAACCAAGACGCGTCGATCTGCGTCCATTTGCTTTATACGGTCCAGACGGAATCGATATCGTTCCAGGCGGATTGACAAGAGTGGCGATGAAGGAAGGTTCCATCGTGGTGAATTCCTCACAAGGCGGCGGAAGCAAAGATACTTGGGTCGTGGACTAA